One genomic segment of Gossypium arboreum isolate Shixiya-1 chromosome 3, ASM2569848v2, whole genome shotgun sequence includes these proteins:
- the LOC108459899 gene encoding oxysterol-binding protein-related protein 1C isoform X2, with protein MSQRNEKPLGEEGTDDPIPPLQVDLKINDIVGNGISGMLYKWVNYGKGWKPRWFVLQDGVLSYYKISGPDKILVSQETEKGCKVIGEKSRRIISGHRDSFSNNSLTNRKPFGEVHLEVSTFRQSKSHDKRFSIFTGTKMLHLRAESQDDREAWMEALQAVKDMFHRVFHSKVVAPMVDKVAISTEKLRQRLVQEGLDSATIEDSEQIMRNEFATLQKQLVLLKQKQWLLIDILQQLEVSKG; from the exons ATGAGCCAGAGAAACGAGAAACCTTTGGGAGAAGAGGGAACGGATGATCCGATCCCTCCGCTGCAAGTGGATCTGAAGATAAACGACATCGTAGGGAATGGGATATCGGGAATGCTTTACAAATGGGTGAATTACGGGAAAGGATGGAAACCGAGATGGTTCGTTTTGCAAGACGGAGTTTTATCGTATTATAAAATCAGCGGACCTGATAAGATCCTTGTTAGCCAAGAAACAGAAAAAGGATGCAAAGTTATTGGCGAAAAATCTCGCCGTATTATCTCCGGCCATCGCGATTCCTTTTCAAATAATTCGCTAACCAATCGCAAACCCTTCGGTGAAGTCCATCTAGAG GTTTCTACTTTCAGGCAAAGCAAATCACACGATAAGAGATTCTCAATCTTTACCGGAACGAAGATGCTTCATTTACGAGCCGAGTCGCAGGACGATCGAGAAGCGTGGATGGAGGCGCTTCAGGCTGTTAAGGATATGTTCCATAGGGTGTTCCATAGTAAGGTAGTGGCGCCGATGGTGGACAAAGTGGCGATTTCAACCGAGAAGTTGAGGCAACGGCTGGTGCAGGAAGGGTTAGACTCAGCGACAATCGAAGATAGCGAACAGATCATGAGGAATGAATTCGCCACGTTGCAGAAGCAGCTCGTATTGCTTAAACAGAAACAATGGCTACTCATCGACATCTTGCAACAATTAGAG GTATCGAAAGGATGA
- the LOC108459899 gene encoding oxysterol-binding protein-related protein 1C isoform X1, with the protein MSQRNEKPLGEEGTDDPIPPLQVDLKINDIVGNGISGMLYKWVNYGKGWKPRWFVLQDGVLSYYKISGPDKILVSQETEKGCKVIGEKSRRIISGHRDSFSNNSLTNRKPFGEVHLEVSTFRQSKSHDKRFSIFTGTKMLHLRAESQDDREAWMEALQAVKDMFHRVFHSKVVAPMVDKVAISTEKLRQRLVQEGLDSATIEDSEQIMRNEFATLQKQLVLLKQKQWLLIDILQQLEVYVMK; encoded by the exons ATGAGCCAGAGAAACGAGAAACCTTTGGGAGAAGAGGGAACGGATGATCCGATCCCTCCGCTGCAAGTGGATCTGAAGATAAACGACATCGTAGGGAATGGGATATCGGGAATGCTTTACAAATGGGTGAATTACGGGAAAGGATGGAAACCGAGATGGTTCGTTTTGCAAGACGGAGTTTTATCGTATTATAAAATCAGCGGACCTGATAAGATCCTTGTTAGCCAAGAAACAGAAAAAGGATGCAAAGTTATTGGCGAAAAATCTCGCCGTATTATCTCCGGCCATCGCGATTCCTTTTCAAATAATTCGCTAACCAATCGCAAACCCTTCGGTGAAGTCCATCTAGAG GTTTCTACTTTCAGGCAAAGCAAATCACACGATAAGAGATTCTCAATCTTTACCGGAACGAAGATGCTTCATTTACGAGCCGAGTCGCAGGACGATCGAGAAGCGTGGATGGAGGCGCTTCAGGCTGTTAAGGATATGTTCCATAGGGTGTTCCATAGTAAGGTAGTGGCGCCGATGGTGGACAAAGTGGCGATTTCAACCGAGAAGTTGAGGCAACGGCTGGTGCAGGAAGGGTTAGACTCAGCGACAATCGAAGATAGCGAACAGATCATGAGGAATGAATTCGCCACGTTGCAGAAGCAGCTCGTATTGCTTAAACAGAAACAATGGCTACTCATCGACATCTTGCAACAATTAGAGGTATATgttatgaaatga